One Pelotomaculum isophthalicicum JI genomic region harbors:
- a CDS encoding CHASE4 domain-containing protein, whose translation MTLRKKTIIIFGITLICLIIILFIISKCILSASFANLEKQSITVNVERARDALLNNIDTLNRQAGDWAQWNDTYEFVNDLNEEYIKMNLTNNTFIALKLNLILYINSSGRIVYGKGFDLENENETPVPDSLVDHLNNYDFLFNNKNQKDGAAGIILLPEGPMLIASWPILTSERSGPARGVLIMGRYLDSSEINRLSETAHLSLAVCQFNDVRIFPDIQTASSFLSEESPAFVQPVSPDSIAGYALLNDIYGSPALILRTDMSREIYKQGRTSMQYLILSLLLIGLVFGVVTLLLLEKVVLCRLARLSANVLDISTSGDLACRVSMTGGDELSTLAGQINQMLSSLERSQYKLQESEDNYRTIFENTGTAILIIGEKKVISLVNTEFEKLSGYTKEEVENKKKITDFVAKDDLDRINDYYNRRVYKNIAPRNYEFQFFDKQENIKDIYTTVAVIPRTNKIVVALLDITDRKRVEERYRNLAKKLRNLAKRLREVDLYQSEERFQKIFHNSPDLIAILRAEDNRFVEVNQRFLDVVEYSREEVLGHKPEDLDFLSGQDNVIESAIIEFKEKGELQNFDLKVKTKSGKTVNLLLSAERINLNGENCRIVMMKDITKEKKMEAEMARLDRLNLIGEMAAGIGHEVRNPMTTVRGFLQLLDRKIEYDKHKEYFNLMISELDRANSIITEFLSMAKDKPVDLKSQNLNQLLQTLFPLIQADAMNSDKYIEMELAEIPDLLLDEKEVRQLILNLVHNGYQAMSNGKTLKIKTYTEDGEVVLAVEDQGCGIPNDIADKIGTPFFTTKDHGTGLGLSVCYSIVARHNAKIFFKTSSTGTTFFVRFDPALSPLQK comes from the coding sequence ATGACGCTACGTAAAAAAACAATAATCATATTTGGTATAACGCTTATCTGCTTAATTATAATTTTGTTCATAATTTCAAAATGCATACTGTCTGCCAGCTTTGCCAATCTTGAAAAACAAAGCATCACTGTGAATGTTGAAAGGGCTAGGGATGCCTTGTTAAATAATATTGATACACTGAACCGTCAGGCCGGTGACTGGGCTCAATGGAACGATACGTATGAATTTGTTAACGACTTGAATGAAGAATATATCAAAATGAACCTTACTAATAACACTTTCATCGCGCTAAAATTGAATCTGATTTTATATATCAACTCCTCTGGCCGTATCGTCTACGGTAAAGGTTTTGATTTGGAGAACGAGAATGAGACACCCGTTCCGGATAGTTTGGTAGATCATCTAAATAATTACGATTTTTTATTTAATAATAAAAATCAAAAAGATGGTGCGGCTGGAATTATACTTCTCCCTGAAGGTCCTATGCTTATCGCTTCATGGCCGATCCTGACAAGTGAAAGAAGTGGCCCTGCCCGGGGTGTGCTGATCATGGGCCGCTACCTGGACTCATCTGAAATCAATCGCTTATCTGAAACAGCGCATCTATCTCTCGCTGTGTGTCAGTTTAACGATGTCCGGATATTCCCGGACATCCAGACTGCAAGTTCCTTTTTATCGGAAGAATCGCCGGCATTTGTTCAGCCGGTAAGCCCGGATTCTATCGCGGGATATGCTTTATTAAATGATATTTACGGCAGTCCGGCGCTTATTTTAAGAACAGACATGTCCAGGGAGATTTACAAACAGGGCCGAACCAGCATGCAATATTTAATTCTGTCACTTTTGCTGATCGGCCTGGTGTTTGGTGTGGTAACCTTGTTGCTGCTGGAAAAAGTGGTATTGTGCCGGTTGGCCCGGCTGAGCGCTAATGTTTTAGATATCAGTACAAGCGGTGACCTTGCCTGTCGTGTGTCCATGACAGGGGGAGATGAATTATCCACCCTCGCGGGTCAAATTAACCAGATGCTGTCATCGCTTGAGCGGTCTCAATACAAGCTTCAGGAAAGTGAAGACAATTACCGGACAATTTTTGAAAATACCGGAACTGCCATATTAATCATTGGTGAAAAAAAAGTTATATCTCTAGTGAATACAGAATTTGAAAAACTATCTGGTTATACTAAAGAAGAGGTTGAAAATAAAAAGAAAATAACTGATTTTGTTGCTAAAGATGATTTGGATAGAATAAACGATTATTATAATAGAAGGGTTTATAAAAATATCGCCCCCAGGAACTATGAGTTTCAATTTTTCGATAAACAGGAAAATATTAAGGATATCTATACAACCGTTGCTGTCATCCCACGGACGAATAAGATCGTGGTAGCTCTTTTAGATATTACAGATCGCAAGCGAGTGGAAGAACGCTACCGCAACCTTGCCAAAAAACTGCGCAACCTTGCTAAAAGACTGCGAGAGGTAGACCTTTATCAATCAGAAGAGCGTTTTCAAAAGATATTTCATAACAGCCCTGACTTAATAGCTATCCTCAGGGCGGAAGATAACAGGTTTGTAGAAGTTAACCAAAGATTCTTGGATGTTGTAGAGTACTCCCGGGAAGAAGTATTGGGCCATAAACCTGAAGATTTGGATTTTTTGAGTGGACAGGATAATGTAATAGAATCCGCTATTATTGAGTTTAAAGAAAAAGGGGAATTGCAAAACTTTGATCTTAAAGTAAAGACTAAATCAGGTAAGACAGTAAACTTATTATTGTCGGCCGAACGTATCAATCTTAATGGTGAAAACTGCCGTATTGTAATGATGAAAGACATAACCAAAGAAAAGAAGATGGAAGCCGAAATGGCCCGGCTCGACCGCTTAAACTTGATCGGAGAAATGGCGGCCGGGATCGGACATGAAGTAAGAAATCCCATGACTACAGTGCGTGGTTTCCTGCAACTGCTTGATAGAAAAATAGAATACGATAAACACAAAGAATATTTCAATTTAATGATTAGCGAACTGGACAGGGCCAATTCTATAATAACGGAATTTCTGTCCATGGCTAAGGATAAGCCTGTTGATTTAAAATCACAGAATCTTAATCAATTATTGCAAACATTATTTCCGCTAATTCAAGCAGACGCAATGAACTCTGACAAGTATATTGAAATGGAACTGGCGGAAATTCCAGACTTGCTTTTAGATGAAAAAGAAGTTCGCCAACTTATTCTCAACCTCGTCCACAATGGCTACCAGGCAATGTCTAACGGTAAAACCTTAAAGATAAAAACATATACGGAAGATGGAGAAGTGGTTTTGGCGGTAGAGGACCAGGGTTGCGGCATCCCTAATGATATAGCGGATAAAATAGGTACGCCGTTTTTTACGACTAAAGACCACGGAACGGGCTTGGGTTTGTCGGTGTGCTACAGTATAGTGGCCAGGCATAACGCCAAAATATTTTTTAAAACAAGTTCCACAGGAACTACCTTCTTCGTCAGGTTTGATCCCGCATTATCACCACTTCAAAAATAA
- a CDS encoding metal-dependent hydrolase, giving the protein MILFGHLGITLGATKLLNKMKINRDFTSLLDYRLVLVGSILPDLIDKPVGRVIFKEAINNGRIYAHTTIFLLLILVFGMNLWRKYKKPEILALALGVFFHDVLDSMWLYADTFFWPFYGWNFPRSEQEKYFWMVIQKLLTDPYTYMPELIGFVIIMIVLIRLIVRNKVGDFWRTGKLD; this is encoded by the coding sequence ATGATACTTTTTGGTCATTTAGGAATAACCCTTGGTGCCACCAAGCTTCTTAATAAAATGAAAATTAACAGGGACTTTACATCGTTATTGGATTATCGTCTTGTTCTTGTAGGTTCTATATTGCCGGATCTTATAGACAAGCCGGTTGGTCGCGTCATTTTTAAGGAAGCTATTAATAACGGCCGGATTTATGCCCATACGACAATATTCTTATTGCTAATATTAGTATTTGGTATGAATCTCTGGCGCAAATATAAAAAACCAGAAATATTAGCGCTAGCATTGGGTGTCTTCTTCCACGACGTTTTAGACAGCATGTGGTTGTATGCGGACACTTTTTTCTGGCCATTTTACGGTTGGAATTTTCCGAGGTCAGAACAAGAAAAGTATTTCTGGATGGTAATTCAGAAGCTCTTAACAGACCCATACACCTATATGCCTGAACTGATTGGTTTTGTAATTATTATGATAGTATTGATAAGGCTGATTGTCCGAAATAAGGTCGGTGACTTTTGGCGAACAGGTAAATTGGATTGA
- a CDS encoding sensor histidine kinase, which produces MNFFSLLFISFPEAILVAALGFLLTGFRPWWRDLLIIGAIQACLSYIVRLLPVPFGLHSIIEILLFTLNIRLVTRLPYRIVLLISLLGLIFYGSIETVVAPFMLYVTGYSMSDVLDRTLIRILFFLPQALIMLLFITTCRILNISLISYSQGYGYAGKYLSRKEFQKILKTDIENKQNLFLFVVILSPLLLLVILNTSYDASKFDDISEAHLNIFTGMIGIFIAVLTVLSAAAVKKIGQYVEKEYEARRAVENLKQIEQLIDSSRKQRHDFHHQLQTVYGLLESGSHERARDYISKLFCAVSKTGELIKTDNPSISALLNTKIGLAEAKNIDLEINIECSLKEMPLTPLETSSLLGNLIDNALEAVEEYTGENRRVEVKITLEHGAYVITCTNTGTPIAPEMRDDIFKSDFTTKEGHSGLGLVVIWAPGEVPFKKITKISDRILFKLLSLASLALWMGVSVYFINCNNFSITIAGLIAVLTQTFSFSPPGYQVIHKLDSILAGLFKGKEVLPDAADSVAADNI; this is translated from the coding sequence ATGAACTTCTTTTCCTTGTTATTTATTTCTTTCCCGGAAGCAATCCTAGTAGCAGCTCTGGGTTTTCTTCTCACCGGTTTCAGACCTTGGTGGCGCGATCTGTTAATCATCGGGGCAATACAAGCTTGTTTATCTTATATAGTCCGCCTTTTGCCGGTGCCTTTCGGGCTTCACTCCATCATTGAAATACTATTATTTACGTTAAACATTCGCCTGGTTACCCGGCTGCCGTACAGGATAGTCCTGCTTATATCTTTACTCGGCTTGATCTTTTACGGTTCAATAGAAACGGTAGTAGCGCCGTTCATGCTCTATGTCACAGGGTACTCAATGAGCGATGTCTTGGATCGTACTTTAATAAGAATCCTTTTCTTTCTACCCCAGGCCTTGATTATGCTATTATTCATAACCACATGTAGAATTTTAAATATCTCATTAATCAGTTACTCACAAGGATACGGCTACGCAGGAAAATATCTTTCGAGAAAGGAATTTCAAAAAATTCTAAAGACAGATATCGAAAACAAACAAAATCTCTTTTTATTTGTGGTTATCCTTTCACCCCTGCTTTTACTCGTTATCTTAAATACCTCTTATGACGCTTCTAAATTTGACGATATTTCGGAAGCTCATCTCAATATCTTTACCGGTATGATCGGAATATTTATAGCTGTTCTGACGGTGCTGTCCGCTGCTGCCGTCAAAAAAATCGGACAATATGTGGAAAAAGAATATGAAGCCAGAAGAGCAGTTGAAAACTTGAAGCAGATAGAACAGTTGATTGATTCTTCCAGAAAGCAGCGGCACGATTTCCACCACCAATTGCAGACGGTTTACGGCCTGCTCGAAAGCGGCTCTCATGAAAGAGCGCGGGATTATATAAGTAAATTGTTTTGTGCAGTTTCTAAGACCGGGGAATTGATCAAGACCGATAATCCCAGTATAAGCGCCCTTCTAAACACCAAAATAGGCCTCGCCGAAGCTAAAAACATAGATTTGGAAATAAATATTGAGTGCAGCCTTAAAGAAATGCCCTTAACTCCTCTTGAAACCAGTTCCTTGCTCGGGAACCTGATCGATAACGCCCTTGAAGCCGTGGAGGAATATACCGGCGAAAATAGGAGGGTGGAGGTAAAAATCACCCTCGAACACGGGGCATACGTGATTACATGTACCAATACCGGTACCCCTATTGCCCCGGAAATGAGAGATGACATATTTAAGTCAGATTTCACTACAAAAGAAGGGCATTCAGGCTTGGGACTAGTTGTTATTTGGGCTCCGGGAGAGGTTCCTTTTAAAAAAATAACAAAGATTTCAGATAGAATTCTCTTTAAATTATTATCACTTGCCAGCCTTGCTTTATGGATGGGAGTCAGTGTGTATTTTATTAATTGCAATAACTTCTCCATCACCATTGCCGGTTTGATTGCCGTACTTACACAGACATTTAGTTTCTCCCCTCCGGGTTATCAGGTCATTCACAAGCTAGATAGCATATTGGCGGGATTATTTAAAGGAAAGGAGGTGTTACCCGATGCTGCGGATAGTGTTGCCGCTGACAATATTTGA
- a CDS encoding C39 family peptidase: MQNKPVYYLQDDPRWGSIIFSNHNDSSQTIASSGCGATCMAMVLATFLDENITPPDVAKVIVDNGYRTYDDGVDWAFFLFASEYYGLEFKLTYSTDDVIEALKNSALVIASMGPGYFTNYGHYILLWGLDEVNERILVNDPNSTVKTQASYDLFREQSANYFIFYEPEESQMAEQWKLDIIKEAKQAGLITVDHDPDETAPKWFVLKVLLNALKTIK; the protein is encoded by the coding sequence ATGCAAAATAAACCTGTGTATTATCTGCAGGATGATCCCAGATGGGGTTCTATTATTTTTAGTAATCATAATGACTCAAGTCAAACTATTGCTTCATCTGGTTGTGGCGCTACCTGCATGGCTATGGTATTAGCTACTTTTTTAGACGAAAATATTACCCCTCCAGACGTAGCAAAGGTGATTGTAGATAACGGGTACCGGACTTACGATGATGGTGTCGATTGGGCATTCTTCCTATTTGCATCAGAATATTATGGTTTAGAGTTTAAACTAACATATAGTACAGATGATGTTATAGAGGCATTAAAAAATAGCGCTTTGGTTATTGCAAGTATGGGGCCAGGTTATTTTACAAATTATGGACATTATATTTTGCTTTGGGGATTAGACGAAGTAAATGAAAGAATTCTTGTAAACGATCCAAATTCAACGGTAAAAACTCAAGCAAGTTATGATTTGTTTCGAGAACAAAGTGCCAATTATTTTATTTTTTATGAACCGGAGGAATCACAAATGGCAGAACAATGGAAACTTGATATTATTAAAGAAGCAAAACAAGCTGGATTGATCACTGTTGATCATGATCCCGATGAAACCGCTCCAAAATGGTTTGTTTTAAAAGTTCTATTAAATGCTCTTAAAACAATTAAATAG